In Methanolobus chelungpuianus, a genomic segment contains:
- a CDS encoding UPF0280 family protein produces MKEHYRLKETIVSIQADERSHIEVAKEEIIRQRLELERYISFDPFFRTSLEPYSIKGRAPDIVRRMTEAATTMGIGPMSAVAGTISAFAVEAMVEAGASFAIVDNGGDIAIINDRPVMVGIYAGNSPLKDLGFTMEERDTITGICTSSGTVGPSISFGMADAAVILSDNVSLADAAATALGNATGIGKDAVEASFEAVRHVPGIKGAIVIQGEYIGLWGDVPPMTRVNVDYDCITKA; encoded by the coding sequence ATGAAAGAACACTACAGGCTGAAAGAGACCATAGTCAGCATCCAGGCGGATGAACGCTCCCATATAGAAGTGGCCAAAGAGGAGATAATCCGCCAGAGGCTGGAGCTTGAAAGGTATATCTCCTTCGATCCTTTTTTCAGGACAAGCCTTGAGCCATATTCCATAAAAGGCAGGGCTCCTGATATCGTAAGGCGGATGACCGAGGCAGCCACAACCATGGGCATCGGCCCCATGAGCGCTGTGGCAGGCACCATCTCTGCCTTTGCCGTTGAAGCAATGGTTGAGGCAGGGGCCAGTTTTGCCATTGTTGATAACGGGGGTGACATTGCCATTATCAATGACCGTCCGGTTATGGTAGGTATCTATGCAGGCAACTCGCCGTTGAAAGATCTTGGCTTCACAATGGAGGAAAGGGATACTATCACCGGCATCTGTACATCCTCGGGTACAGTCGGCCCATCCATAAGTTTCGGGATGGCTGATGCGGCAGTGATTCTCTCGGACAATGTGTCCCTTGCAGATGCTGCGGCCACTGCCCTGGGGAATGCCACCGGCATCGGAAAGGATGCAGTGGAAGCTTCCTTTGAAGCTGTACGGCATGTTCCCGGGATCAAAGGTGCCATCGTGATACAGGGGGAGTATATCGGTCTCTGGGGCGATGTCCCTCCAATGACAAGGGTCAATGTGGATTACGACTGCATCACAAAAGCCTGA
- a CDS encoding AIM24 family protein, producing MPRYTMEEFIRTTRQKDLGEGKFELERDRLLEINLNGKVWIKRGAMVAYLGNVKFIREGVLEHGLGKFVKKAFTGEGVSLTKAEGTGKVYLADTGKKISIINLENQSIFVNGNDLLAFEDSVSWDIKLMKRVASMMSGGLFNVKMEGTGMIAITTHYDPLTLRVTNDQPVYTDPNATVAWSGNLVPELKTDISLKTFVGRSSGESVQMAFRGEGFVVVQPFEEVTYITTAA from the coding sequence ATGCCACGCTATACAATGGAAGAGTTCATAAGGACCACCAGGCAGAAAGACCTCGGTGAGGGTAAGTTCGAACTGGAAAGAGACAGGCTGCTTGAAATCAACCTTAACGGAAAGGTATGGATAAAAAGAGGCGCAATGGTAGCATACCTTGGGAATGTGAAGTTCATCCGTGAAGGAGTACTGGAGCACGGCCTTGGGAAATTTGTAAAAAAGGCATTTACTGGGGAAGGAGTATCTCTCACAAAGGCCGAAGGAACGGGCAAAGTATACCTGGCCGATACCGGCAAGAAGATATCCATCATCAACCTGGAGAACCAGTCTATTTTTGTCAACGGGAACGACCTGCTTGCCTTTGAGGACAGCGTCAGCTGGGATATCAAGCTCATGAAAAGAGTTGCAAGCATGATGTCCGGGGGACTCTTCAATGTAAAGATGGAAGGAACAGGCATGATTGCCATCACGACCCATTACGACCCTCTGACACTGAGAGTGACAAATGACCAGCCCGTCTATACCGACCCCAACGCAACGGTGGCATGGTCAGGAAACCTTGTTCCCGAACTCAAGACAGATATCTCGTTAAAGACCTTTGTGGGAAGGTCCAGCGGCGAGAGCGTGCAGATGGCCTTCAGGGGAGAGGGATTCGTTGTCGTGCAGCCCTTTGAAGAGGTCACCTACATTACCACAGCAGCCTGA
- a CDS encoding glutaredoxin family protein, with protein sequence MVKVTLVHSEWCHFCPTAKELWRELKEKYDFEYEEVELDTPEGKELAKKFKIRSIPTTIIDDKVVFVGVPDREKASHVVVV encoded by the coding sequence TTGGTAAAGGTAACCCTTGTTCATTCGGAATGGTGTCATTTCTGCCCGACCGCGAAGGAACTCTGGCGCGAACTGAAGGAAAAGTATGACTTTGAGTATGAGGAAGTCGAGCTGGACACACCTGAAGGTAAAGAGCTTGCGAAAAAGTTCAAGATCCGCTCTATTCCTACAACGATAATCGATGACAAGGTTGTATTCGTGGGTGTGCCTGACAGGGAAAAGGCAAGCCATGTCGTTGTGGTATGA
- the trxB gene encoding thioredoxin-disulfide reductase codes for MTVESMYDLIIIGAGPAGLAASIYAARYGLDTLVLEQSAVPGQISMATVIENYPGFISASGKELMGRFKEHALANGVTIKKADVIKVESVTDKKLVLTREEELHAHAVIIATGANPRLLGVPGERKLLGKGVSYCATCDAPFFEDQEVLVVGGGESAVTDALILSGIASKVYVVHRRDTLRSCKVLQQRAFLKENIEFIWDTVLEEIIGEDAVEKVILRNLKTDEVTEKNIDGVFIYVGINPNTSLVELDKNENGFIRTNARMETSVKGIYAAGDCRETSLWQVVTAVADGAVAAVSAQEYITGLKLRPQDI; via the coding sequence ATGACGGTTGAGAGTATGTATGACCTGATCATTATAGGAGCAGGGCCTGCAGGGCTGGCTGCATCTATATACGCCGCAAGGTACGGACTGGATACGCTGGTACTCGAGCAGTCCGCAGTCCCCGGGCAGATATCCATGGCAACGGTGATAGAAAACTATCCCGGCTTCATTTCTGCTTCCGGAAAGGAACTCATGGGCCGCTTCAAGGAGCATGCCCTGGCTAACGGGGTCACAATAAAGAAGGCCGATGTTATAAAAGTTGAATCTGTAACCGATAAGAAGCTTGTTCTCACCCGAGAGGAGGAGCTCCATGCACATGCGGTCATCATTGCAACAGGTGCGAACCCGCGGCTTCTCGGCGTTCCGGGTGAGAGAAAGCTGCTGGGGAAAGGTGTATCTTACTGTGCTACCTGTGACGCTCCTTTCTTTGAGGACCAGGAGGTTCTGGTTGTGGGCGGGGGCGAGTCAGCTGTCACCGATGCCCTGATCCTGTCAGGTATCGCAAGCAAAGTCTATGTTGTCCACAGGAGGGATACTCTCAGGTCGTGTAAGGTACTGCAGCAAAGGGCTTTCCTGAAGGAGAATATCGAATTCATCTGGGATACCGTTCTCGAGGAGATCATAGGCGAGGATGCTGTGGAGAAGGTCATCCTGAGGAATCTGAAGACAGATGAAGTGACCGAAAAGAACATTGACGGGGTCTTCATATATGTAGGTATCAATCCCAATACCTCACTGGTTGAGCTTGACAAGAACGAAAACGGCTTCATAAGAACAAACGCGAGGATGGAAACTTCTGTTAAGGGTATCTATGCTGCCGGTGACTGCCGTGAGACATCTCTATGGCAGGTTGTCACGGCGGTTGCTGACGGGGCCGTGGCGGCGGTCTCAGCACAGGAGTACATTACAGGCCTCAAACTCAGGCCACAGGATATCTGA
- a CDS encoding DUF2111 domain-containing protein, translating into MNDNNEYDQYCLRICADSTAQELQPVAQVVHALLGIPVTIRSRNHKGIRMERGVVLETEYTGPVLEEALQTNTVIRKVPSEGTYKGKAVVVVPIRGHVGDAIAAIGVVDLVAAMDILYMFREYPGVIEEVEEARSRMK; encoded by the coding sequence ATGAACGATAACAACGAATATGACCAGTATTGTCTCAGGATATGTGCAGACTCGACAGCTCAAGAACTGCAACCTGTAGCCCAGGTGGTACATGCCCTGCTGGGAATACCTGTTACTATCCGAAGCAGGAACCATAAGGGCATCCGCATGGAGAGGGGCGTGGTCCTTGAAACGGAATACACGGGTCCGGTCCTGGAAGAAGCGCTCCAGACAAATACTGTTATCAGGAAGGTGCCATCCGAAGGGACCTATAAGGGGAAAGCTGTAGTAGTGGTTCCCATAAGAGGACATGTAGGTGATGCGATAGCTGCCATAGGTGTTGTGGATCTTGTAGCTGCAATGGATATACTGTACATGTTCAGGGAATATCCGGGAGTCATCGAGGAAGTGGAGGAAGCCAGGAGCAGGATGAAATAA